In the genome of Staphylococcus durrellii, one region contains:
- a CDS encoding thiolase family protein → MRDAYIVAYGRSAASKAKGGAMFHDRPDDVAAQVLKGVLDRVDGQFDPSMVEDVIVGNAFPEGLQGQNVARTIALLAGMPDSVPGQTVNRYCSSGLQTIATAANQIKAGQGDILVAGGVELMSAVPMGGNEPTNNPTLQDEDRGVSYPMGFTAEMVAETYKVSREDQDAYAVQSHQRAKVAQDANKFDDEIIPIEVNDVSYDSNGPVVTKAQFKTDEMIRPDTNIDDLAQLRTIFKADGTVTAGTSAPLTDGSGFVVLMSGEKVKELGVTPIARFVGFKAVGVDPKLMGIGPAYAIPEVLKESGLSIEDIDLTELNEAFASQTLASIRETGLDTEKTNVNGGAIALGHPLGATGAMLTGRLLSEMKKRPDSKYGMVTMCIGVGMGAAGIFEYVR, encoded by the coding sequence ATGCGAGACGCATATATCGTAGCTTATGGTCGTTCGGCAGCAAGTAAGGCTAAGGGAGGTGCCATGTTCCATGACAGACCTGATGACGTAGCAGCACAAGTGTTAAAAGGAGTGCTTGATCGTGTAGATGGTCAATTCGATCCAAGCATGGTTGAAGATGTTATCGTCGGTAATGCCTTCCCTGAAGGTTTACAAGGCCAAAATGTTGCACGCACAATCGCTCTACTAGCAGGTATGCCAGATAGTGTACCTGGTCAAACGGTAAATCGTTACTGCTCTTCAGGATTACAAACGATCGCAACTGCGGCGAATCAAATTAAAGCAGGTCAAGGCGACATATTAGTTGCCGGTGGCGTTGAATTAATGAGCGCAGTGCCTATGGGCGGCAATGAACCAACGAACAACCCAACTTTACAAGATGAAGACCGAGGTGTTTCTTACCCTATGGGCTTCACAGCAGAAATGGTTGCAGAAACATATAAAGTTTCACGCGAAGATCAAGATGCATATGCCGTACAAAGCCATCAACGCGCAAAAGTCGCACAAGATGCCAATAAATTTGATGATGAAATTATACCTATCGAAGTTAATGATGTGAGTTATGACAGTAATGGACCCGTAGTAACTAAAGCCCAATTCAAGACAGATGAAATGATACGTCCCGACACTAATATCGATGACTTAGCACAATTACGTACAATATTTAAGGCTGACGGCACGGTAACTGCAGGAACTTCGGCACCATTAACGGATGGTAGCGGTTTTGTGGTACTCATGTCTGGAGAAAAGGTTAAAGAATTAGGCGTGACTCCAATTGCCCGTTTTGTTGGTTTTAAAGCAGTCGGGGTCGATCCTAAACTTATGGGCATTGGTCCTGCTTACGCTATTCCAGAAGTTCTAAAAGAAAGTGGCTTATCTATTGAAGATATTGATTTAACAGAGTTAAATGAAGCTTTTGCTTCTCAAACACTTGCTTCAATTAGAGAAACTGGATTAGATACAGAAAAAACAAATGTTAACGGTGGTGCTATCGCATTAGGACATCCATTAGGTGCTACAGGAGCAATGTTAACAGGTCGCCTATTATCCGAAATGAAAAAGCGTCCCGACTCAAAGTATGGCATGGTAACGATGTGTATCGGTGTCGGCATGGGCGCTGCTGGTATATTTGAATATGTACGCTAA
- a CDS encoding 5'-nucleotidase C-terminal domain-containing protein, producing the protein MKKIIGVVLGLLLCCTVFTTGIYATQKKQSNQDKKSTKKHTLLHTNDIHGRMVEEKGSVIGMAKLKTLKDQKRPDLMLDAGDAFQGLPVSNNSKGEEMAKAMNSVGYDAMTLGNHEFDFGFKQLLHLKKQLNFPIISSNVYKNGKHPFKPSTVIKRNGIRYGIVAVTTPETKVKTRPDSIKGLKFADPVNSAEKEAKKLHNKADVIVVLSHLGVDPVTKKSWRGDNLTQELTSKKSIKQPVIVIDGHSHTELDKGEQFGNGIVAQTGTALANVGDITFDYSHDKVSHLAATLINVKDVSHLKGNKQIAQQVNGANKKFLKETSKVVREHNNVKFEGDKNIARTTETNLGNLITDAMESYGNKEFKHKPDFAVTNGGGIRASIDKGKVTQNNIITVLPFGNTITQISVKGSDVKKAFEHSLSSPTKTENHKKVLTPNGGFLQGSKSIRVTYNLNKAKQHRVTSIKVLDKKSGHFKKLDPDKKYHVATNDFTANKGDGYKMFGGKKEEGISLDEVVAKYFKKANLKKYNTNQPQRIKEHKTDKEKSKSKDKAA; encoded by the coding sequence ATGAAGAAAATAATTGGGGTCGTACTTGGCTTATTACTGTGTTGTACAGTCTTTACGACTGGCATATATGCAACACAAAAGAAACAATCAAATCAGGACAAAAAGTCGACCAAAAAACATACTCTCTTACATACCAATGATATACATGGAAGAATGGTCGAAGAAAAAGGTTCTGTCATTGGCATGGCCAAACTTAAAACATTAAAAGACCAAAAACGTCCGGACCTCATGTTAGATGCTGGTGATGCTTTTCAAGGTTTACCCGTCTCCAATAATTCTAAAGGAGAGGAAATGGCAAAAGCTATGAATAGTGTAGGATATGATGCTATGACTTTAGGTAATCATGAATTTGATTTTGGTTTTAAACAATTATTACATTTGAAGAAGCAATTAAACTTCCCTATCATTTCTTCAAACGTATATAAAAATGGCAAACATCCTTTTAAACCTTCTACTGTTATTAAAAGAAATGGTATTCGTTATGGTATCGTTGCAGTTACTACTCCCGAAACAAAGGTCAAAACGAGACCTGATAGCATTAAAGGTCTAAAATTTGCCGACCCAGTTAACAGTGCTGAAAAAGAAGCTAAAAAGCTACATAATAAAGCCGATGTTATTGTTGTACTATCTCATTTAGGCGTAGATCCAGTTACTAAAAAATCATGGCGTGGTGATAATTTAACACAAGAATTAACTTCTAAAAAATCAATCAAACAACCTGTTATTGTCATAGACGGTCACTCTCATACTGAATTAGATAAAGGAGAACAATTTGGCAATGGTATCGTTGCACAAACCGGTACAGCATTAGCAAATGTTGGTGATATAACATTCGATTATTCACATGACAAAGTGAGTCACTTGGCAGCTACACTTATTAATGTTAAAGACGTAAGTCATCTTAAAGGCAATAAACAAATAGCACAACAAGTTAATGGCGCCAATAAAAAGTTCTTAAAAGAAACTTCTAAAGTTGTGCGTGAACACAACAACGTTAAATTCGAAGGGGATAAAAATATCGCTCGAACAACAGAAACTAACTTAGGTAATTTAATTACGGATGCAATGGAAAGTTATGGTAATAAAGAATTTAAACATAAACCAGACTTTGCTGTAACAAATGGTGGCGGTATAAGAGCATCAATTGATAAGGGCAAAGTAACACAAAATAATATCATTACCGTCTTACCTTTTGGCAATACTATTACACAAATAAGCGTTAAAGGTAGCGACGTTAAGAAAGCATTTGAACATAGTTTAAGCTCCCCTACTAAAACTGAAAACCATAAAAAAGTATTAACACCTAATGGTGGGTTCTTGCAAGGTTCCAAATCTATACGTGTTACTTATAATTTAAATAAAGCCAAACAGCATCGTGTAACTTCAATTAAAGTATTAGATAAGAAATCAGGACATTTTAAAAAATTAGATCCTGACAAAAAATATCACGTTGCAACTAATGATTTCACTGCTAATAAAGGCGATGGTTACAAAATGTTTGGTGGTAAAAAAGAAGAAGGCATTTCTCTAGATGAAGTTGTGGCTAAATACTTCAAAAAAGCTAACTTAAAAAAATACAACACAAACCAACCACAACGCATTAAAGAACATAAAACAGATAAAGAAAAATCAAAGTCTAAAGATAAGGCTGCATAA
- the ilvD gene encoding dihydroxy-acid dehydratase, with protein MSWEKDDTNEGQDLRIKSKVISEGVNRTPNRSYLRSLGFEDEDFEKPMIGVASTWSEVTPCNVHIDGLARATKRGISETGANPLIFNTITVSDGISMGTDGMRFSLPSRELIADSIESVVSAENLDGVVAIGGCDKNMPGCMIGIARLNLPAVFVYGGTVLPGKLDGKDLDAVSAFEGVGQYNNGEIDDEQLHKVECNACPGAGSCGGMFTANTMSSAIEAMGMSLPGSASHPAVSADKAKDSRAAGKAVYNLLEKGIYPKDIMTKEAFENAITVAMALGGSTNAILHLLAIAHTIEVDLTLDDFEKIRQRVPHIADLRPSGKYVMSHLNDVGGVPGVMKLLLENDLIHGDCLTVTGKTVAENLAEEEELSDNKEIINFEEPKHPTGPLVILKGNLAPEGAVAKISGLSETYIKGPAKVFDTEDAATKAILNNKIVPGDIVVIRYAGPKGGPGMPEMLSASSILVGKGLGETVGLLTDGRFSGGSHGLVIGHAAPEAQVGGPMALLEENDTITIDAENREITFDVSDEELARRKANWTAPKLKVSRGTLYKYAQLVSSASKGAITD; from the coding sequence ATGAGTTGGGAGAAAGATGACACTAATGAAGGGCAAGATTTACGCATTAAGAGTAAAGTAATAAGTGAAGGTGTTAATCGCACACCGAACCGTTCTTACTTACGTTCTCTTGGATTTGAAGATGAAGATTTTGAAAAACCAATGATAGGTGTTGCAAGTACTTGGAGTGAGGTTACACCATGTAACGTACATATTGATGGTTTAGCTCGTGCCACAAAACGTGGTATTAGTGAAACCGGCGCAAATCCTTTGATTTTTAATACGATAACGGTTTCTGATGGTATTTCAATGGGTACAGATGGCATGCGTTTCTCTTTGCCAAGTCGTGAACTTATTGCTGACTCTATCGAATCAGTTGTAAGCGCCGAAAATCTCGATGGCGTTGTGGCGATTGGTGGCTGTGACAAAAACATGCCAGGTTGCATGATTGGTATAGCGCGCCTCAACTTACCGGCAGTTTTTGTTTATGGTGGTACTGTATTACCTGGGAAATTAGATGGCAAAGATTTGGACGCCGTTTCCGCATTTGAAGGCGTTGGTCAATACAATAACGGTGAAATTGACGATGAACAATTGCATAAAGTGGAATGTAATGCATGTCCCGGCGCTGGTTCATGTGGTGGAATGTTTACAGCCAATACAATGTCTTCTGCAATCGAAGCAATGGGTATGAGTCTTCCAGGTAGTGCGTCACATCCCGCTGTATCAGCCGACAAGGCAAAAGACAGTCGCGCCGCGGGTAAAGCGGTATATAATCTACTTGAAAAAGGAATCTACCCCAAAGATATCATGACTAAAGAAGCTTTTGAGAATGCTATTACTGTGGCTATGGCGCTAGGTGGTTCAACGAATGCGATTTTACATCTATTAGCTATCGCGCACACAATTGAAGTAGACTTAACTTTAGATGACTTCGAAAAAATCCGTCAACGCGTACCACATATCGCCGACTTACGCCCAAGCGGTAAATACGTTATGTCTCATTTAAATGATGTTGGTGGCGTACCGGGCGTAATGAAACTATTACTTGAAAATGACCTAATCCATGGTGATTGTCTGACAGTTACTGGTAAGACTGTTGCAGAAAATTTAGCCGAAGAAGAGGAACTTTCAGATAATAAAGAAATAATTAACTTTGAAGAACCTAAACATCCTACTGGTCCACTCGTTATTTTAAAAGGAAACTTAGCCCCAGAAGGTGCTGTTGCTAAAATCTCAGGACTCAGTGAAACATATATTAAAGGTCCAGCGAAAGTATTCGATACAGAAGATGCTGCAACTAAAGCTATTTTAAATAATAAGATTGTCCCTGGAGATATCGTTGTTATCAGATATGCTGGTCCTAAAGGCGGTCCAGGTATGCCTGAAATGTTGTCCGCCTCATCAATCCTAGTAGGTAAAGGATTAGGCGAAACAGTTGGACTATTAACAGATGGACGCTTCTCTGGTGGTTCGCATGGTTTAGTTATAGGACATGCAGCTCCAGAAGCACAAGTTGGTGGTCCAATGGCATTATTAGAAGAAAATGACACAATCACTATAGATGCCGAAAATCGTGAGATTACTTTCGATGTTTCCGACGAAGAACTTGCGCGTCGTAAAGCAAACTGGACGGCACCAAAATTAAAAGTATCTCGTGGTACATTGTACAAATATGCACAACTTGTTTCTTCCGCATCTAAAGGTGCTATCACAGATTAA
- the fadB gene encoding 3-hydroxyacyl-CoA dehydrogenase/crotonase FadB — MTIRKATVLGAGTMGSQIAALFVNAGLKVKLLDIVIDENDPNKISKKAYDTITNKKRPMLFDLDYASNLTYGNFQDDLANDDADIYIEAVKEDLEVKHQIWKQVQQNAKEGAIFATNTSGIPIESIAQAFSDDARQRFLGLHFFNPPRIMKLAEIIPNEHTANSIIENVKSFAEEILGKGTVVANDVAGFVANRVGTHSMNDVMYRAEQQGFSITEIDALTGRVIGRPNTGTYGLTDLVGLDIAQTVAEGMRQVPEEQPYFKEVQLSKKLFEAGALGRKTNQGFYKKVNKQRLVLDPEQNEYVEPQQPTFDILGQFSKDLAHNLDVIFNATDDAGKFLWETLRNNFYYAAINVPKAAADFKDIDRAIVWGFNWKKGPFQLWDLMGFDRVKECIKQEIGDLPEWVESQQGSFYAENESIERVTDVSNFIDSEVWNKQDSNLSVANKDQLLLKLQSKNNVITNEFVEELNDAIDTLENGDYTSMVIYADGNNFSVGANLFMMKKAHEDGAVESQVKPAVERLHYVFSRLKYALKPIVTATQGKTLGGGCELVMHSPFVVAYSETYIGLVETGVGLLPSGGGLAELATRVLSSSHQNDDKQATMSKILMNIGLAKVATNAHEAVRYGYLKETDTIIMNKEKRIEIALKRARYESETNYMPAPKENFIALGKDFKALAQGQLDAQRLGHFISDYDYEITLKIADILAGGDLPRNTYVNQRYLQNLERAGFVELLQNSKTYDRISHMLKNGKPLRN; from the coding sequence ATGACTATACGCAAAGCTACTGTATTAGGTGCTGGCACAATGGGGAGTCAAATCGCTGCCCTATTCGTAAATGCTGGTTTGAAAGTAAAATTGTTAGATATCGTAATTGATGAGAACGATCCTAACAAAATTTCAAAAAAAGCATACGACACTATTACTAACAAAAAAAGACCCATGTTATTTGATTTAGATTACGCTTCTAATTTGACTTATGGCAATTTTCAAGACGATTTAGCTAATGATGATGCTGACATTTATATCGAAGCCGTAAAAGAAGATTTAGAGGTAAAACATCAAATATGGAAACAAGTTCAGCAAAATGCGAAAGAAGGAGCCATTTTCGCAACGAATACTTCTGGTATCCCTATCGAATCGATTGCACAAGCATTCAGTGACGATGCTAGACAGAGATTTTTAGGATTACATTTCTTTAATCCGCCACGCATTATGAAATTAGCGGAAATTATTCCTAATGAACATACTGCAAACTCTATTATTGAGAATGTTAAATCCTTTGCGGAAGAAATACTCGGTAAAGGTACTGTCGTAGCAAACGATGTGGCAGGCTTCGTAGCAAATAGAGTTGGCACACATTCTATGAACGATGTTATGTACAGAGCAGAACAGCAAGGCTTCTCTATAACTGAAATCGACGCTCTGACTGGTCGCGTTATCGGTAGACCTAACACAGGTACTTACGGGCTAACAGACCTAGTTGGACTTGATATCGCCCAAACCGTTGCGGAAGGTATGCGCCAAGTACCTGAAGAACAGCCTTACTTTAAAGAAGTACAATTAAGTAAAAAACTATTCGAAGCGGGTGCATTAGGCCGTAAAACAAATCAAGGCTTCTATAAAAAAGTTAACAAACAACGTCTTGTTTTAGATCCTGAACAAAACGAATATGTAGAACCACAGCAGCCTACATTCGATATATTAGGCCAATTCAGTAAAGATTTAGCTCATAACTTAGACGTTATTTTTAACGCAACTGACGATGCCGGTAAATTTTTATGGGAAACATTAAGAAATAATTTCTATTATGCGGCAATTAACGTTCCAAAGGCTGCCGCCGATTTTAAAGATATAGACCGCGCTATCGTTTGGGGCTTCAATTGGAAAAAAGGGCCCTTCCAACTATGGGATTTAATGGGATTCGATCGAGTTAAAGAATGTATCAAACAAGAAATTGGTGACTTACCAGAATGGGTCGAATCTCAACAAGGTTCATTCTATGCTGAAAATGAATCTATAGAACGCGTAACTGATGTTTCTAACTTTATCGATAGTGAAGTATGGAATAAACAAGATTCAAATTTGTCAGTAGCTAATAAAGACCAATTATTATTAAAACTACAAAGTAAAAATAACGTCATAACAAATGAATTTGTTGAAGAGTTAAATGATGCTATTGATACTTTAGAAAATGGCGATTATACAAGCATGGTTATTTATGCTGATGGTAATAACTTTAGTGTCGGTGCTAACTTGTTTATGATGAAAAAAGCACATGAAGACGGTGCCGTAGAGTCTCAAGTTAAACCTGCAGTAGAAAGACTACATTACGTATTTAGTCGCTTAAAATACGCACTTAAACCTATCGTCACTGCGACACAAGGTAAAACTTTAGGTGGCGGTTGCGAACTCGTAATGCATTCCCCTTTCGTCGTAGCTTACAGCGAAACTTATATCGGTTTAGTTGAAACGGGTGTAGGTTTATTACCAAGTGGTGGCGGACTTGCAGAGTTAGCTACAAGAGTATTGAGCAGTTCACATCAAAATGACGACAAACAAGCTACAATGAGTAAAATATTAATGAACATTGGCTTGGCTAAAGTCGCAACGAATGCTCATGAAGCAGTAAGATATGGCTATTTAAAAGAAACTGACACAATCATTATGAATAAAGAAAAACGTATCGAAATCGCTCTAAAAAGAGCACGTTATGAATCTGAAACGAACTATATGCCTGCACCTAAAGAAAACTTTATCGCCCTAGGTAAAGACTTTAAAGCATTGGCACAAGGTCAACTAGATGCACAACGATTAGGTCATTTTATTAGTGATTATGATTATGAAATCACGCTTAAAATCGCAGACATCTTAGCTGGTGGAGATTTACCACGAAATACCTATGTGAATCAACGCTACTTACAAAATTTAGAAAGAGCTGGATTTGTTGAACTACTGCAAAATAGTAAAACGTATGACAGAATTTCTCATATGTTAAAAAATGGCAAACCATTACGCAACTAA
- a CDS encoding catalase, protein MTNKKLDQLKKDEKNNDGKAMTTNNGVKVSEDENTLTVGERGPSLLEDFHFREKIMHFDHERIPERIVHARGFGAHGEFQVYEDLSKYTYADFLTNPDKTTPVFVRFSTVQGSKGSPDTVRDVRGFATKFYTDEGIFDLVGNDIPVFFIQDAIKFPDLIHAVKPEPHNEMPQGGSAHDTFWDFFAQNPESTHTTMWAMSDRGIPKNFRQIEGFGVHTFRLVNSEGQSYFVKFHWKPLQGLESFVWDEAQILHGKDVDFHRKDLYESIEKGDYPEWELGLQIITPEQEFDFDFDILDPTKIWPEDQVPVQRVGKMTLNQNVSNVFDETEQAAFHPGHIVPGIDFSNDPLLQGRLFSYTDTQISRLGGPNFNQIPINRPVNEVHNNQRDAMHQQNVHKGQTSYHNNALNDNEPHTTSKEEGGYEHYQEKVEGRKIRKRSESFKDYYTQPKLYLNSLTEAEYQHMADGFSFEIGMCDSIMVKENAVSQLNKVDRKLAETVAENVGVKVPEQNEEIQSNASDSKLTMEKFDIPLPGHSVAVLLNGSISEDTLKSYAKTFTQQGLNYAFVGKHPKDIDEDFGVTETYATAHPTLFDSLIVISDGSDLNPAAEEFAELSYKHNKPVVINEQAAAQLKEAKLNLDAPGVFISDDPETIVKAFDRARYWDR, encoded by the coding sequence ATGACAAATAAAAAACTCGATCAATTAAAGAAAGATGAAAAAAATAATGACGGCAAAGCGATGACTACGAACAACGGGGTTAAAGTTAGCGAAGACGAAAATACTTTAACAGTAGGAGAACGCGGACCAAGTTTACTAGAAGACTTTCATTTCAGAGAAAAAATAATGCATTTTGACCATGAACGGATTCCTGAGCGTATAGTACATGCTCGAGGATTTGGTGCTCATGGTGAATTCCAAGTATATGAAGATTTATCTAAATATACGTATGCAGACTTTTTAACAAATCCTGATAAAACGACGCCGGTATTTGTAAGATTCTCTACTGTTCAAGGCTCAAAAGGGTCTCCTGATACAGTAAGAGATGTGCGTGGATTTGCAACAAAATTTTATACCGATGAAGGTATCTTTGACCTTGTTGGTAATGATATCCCAGTATTCTTTATTCAAGATGCAATTAAATTCCCGGACTTAATACACGCGGTTAAACCAGAACCACATAATGAAATGCCTCAAGGTGGCTCTGCGCACGATACGTTTTGGGATTTCTTTGCACAAAATCCTGAATCCACACATACAACTATGTGGGCAATGAGTGACAGAGGTATACCTAAAAACTTTAGACAAATTGAAGGTTTTGGTGTGCACACATTCCGTTTAGTAAATAGTGAAGGGCAATCTTACTTCGTTAAATTCCACTGGAAACCATTGCAAGGTTTAGAATCATTTGTATGGGACGAGGCTCAAATCTTACATGGTAAAGATGTTGATTTTCATCGTAAAGATTTATATGAATCTATTGAAAAAGGCGACTATCCTGAATGGGAGCTAGGTTTACAAATTATTACGCCAGAACAAGAATTTGATTTTGACTTTGATATTTTAGACCCAACTAAGATTTGGCCTGAAGATCAAGTGCCGGTACAACGTGTTGGTAAAATGACGTTAAATCAAAATGTAAGTAATGTTTTCGATGAAACTGAGCAAGCTGCCTTCCATCCGGGTCATATCGTTCCTGGTATTGATTTCTCTAACGACCCATTATTGCAAGGCCGTTTATTCTCATATACAGATACTCAAATTTCAAGACTTGGCGGACCAAACTTTAACCAAATTCCAATCAATAGACCAGTCAATGAAGTTCATAACAATCAACGTGATGCAATGCATCAACAAAATGTACACAAAGGACAAACTTCATACCATAATAATGCTTTAAACGATAATGAACCTCATACAACATCCAAAGAAGAGGGAGGATATGAACATTATCAAGAAAAAGTAGAAGGTAGAAAAATTAGAAAACGCAGTGAAAGCTTCAAAGACTATTACACGCAACCAAAATTATATTTAAATAGTTTAACTGAAGCTGAATATCAACATATGGCTGACGGTTTCTCCTTTGAAATAGGTATGTGTGATTCTATTATGGTTAAAGAGAATGCTGTTAGCCAATTAAACAAAGTTGATAGAAAGCTTGCAGAAACTGTAGCAGAAAATGTCGGCGTTAAAGTACCTGAACAGAATGAAGAGATACAATCAAATGCATCAGATAGCAAACTAACTATGGAAAAATTTGATATTCCGTTACCTGGACATTCTGTAGCTGTATTATTAAATGGTAGCATTTCAGAGGATACATTGAAATCATACGCCAAAACGTTTACACAACAAGGCTTAAACTATGCATTTGTAGGCAAACATCCTAAAGATATCGACGAAGACTTCGGTGTTACCGAAACTTATGCAACTGCACATCCAACATTGTTTGATAGCTTAATTGTGATTTCAGATGGTTCTGACCTAAACCCAGCTGCCGAAGAGTTTGCTGAATTATCGTATAAACACAACAAGCCAGTAGTAATTAATGAACAAGCAGCAGCACAATTAAAAGAAGCTAAATTAAACCTAGATGCACCTGGCGTGTTTATTTCAGATGATCCAGAAACAATCGTTAAAGCATTTGACCGTGCAAGATATTGGGATAGATAA
- a CDS encoding amino acid permease: protein MEDKLQRALSNRHIQLIAIGGAIGTGLFLGAGESIHLTGSSILFTYMIVGLALFLFMRAMGEMLLSNTNFNSFADITNEFVGPLAGFITGWSYWLTWIVSGMAEVTAVAKYVSFWFPEIPNWLTALACVMLLMSFNLTSARLFGELEFWFSIIKVFTIIALIIIGIVLIIMAYKTPYGTSSFSNIYSHGGMFPHGISGFLMSFQMAIFSFLGIEMIGITAAETKNPHKTIPQAINNVPIRILLFYVGAIAVIISVIPWNHLSPDDSPFVKVFGLASIPFAAGIINFVVLTAAASACNSGIFANSRTLFGLADRKQAPPKFQSTNRKGIPFIAIFITCGMISISVVLNYFIPNATTVFVYISTVSTVLNIFIWTLIMFAYYKYTKKRPEEHKNSKFKLPGGRVTSIIIIIFFIFIFGVLLVNPDTRTAVYFTPVWLIIMSLMYLKYSREKAKEYHQNNKY, encoded by the coding sequence ATGGAAGATAAACTACAAAGAGCACTCAGTAATAGACATATTCAACTTATTGCGATTGGAGGCGCAATTGGAACAGGATTGTTTTTAGGTGCAGGTGAATCGATTCATCTCACTGGTTCTTCAATATTATTCACGTATATGATTGTTGGCTTGGCCTTATTCTTATTTATGCGTGCAATGGGAGAAATGTTATTATCTAATACAAATTTCAATTCATTTGCGGACATTACCAACGAATTTGTCGGACCGTTGGCCGGGTTTATCACTGGATGGTCTTATTGGTTAACATGGATTGTGTCGGGCATGGCAGAAGTTACAGCCGTCGCTAAATATGTATCGTTTTGGTTTCCAGAAATTCCAAACTGGCTAACTGCGTTGGCATGTGTAATGTTGCTTATGTCATTCAATTTAACAAGTGCTAGATTATTTGGTGAATTAGAGTTTTGGTTTTCAATTATAAAAGTATTTACAATTATTGCCCTAATCATTATTGGTATAGTTCTTATTATCATGGCCTATAAAACACCATATGGAACATCAAGCTTCTCAAATATTTACAGTCATGGTGGCATGTTCCCACATGGAATATCAGGTTTCTTAATGTCATTCCAAATGGCTATTTTCTCCTTCTTAGGTATTGAAATGATTGGTATCACTGCAGCCGAAACGAAGAATCCACATAAAACGATTCCACAAGCAATTAATAATGTTCCTATTAGAATATTATTATTTTATGTTGGGGCTATTGCCGTAATTATTTCAGTTATTCCTTGGAACCATTTAAGTCCTGATGACAGCCCATTCGTTAAAGTATTTGGTTTAGCTAGCATTCCTTTTGCGGCTGGAATTATTAATTTCGTAGTATTAACCGCAGCAGCATCGGCTTGTAATAGCGGTATCTTTGCTAACAGCCGTACATTATTTGGTTTAGCTGACAGAAAACAAGCACCACCGAAATTCCAATCAACTAATCGTAAAGGAATTCCATTTATCGCCATCTTTATTACATGTGGCATGATATCTATTTCGGTAGTTCTAAATTATTTCATTCCTAATGCGACAACAGTGTTTGTTTATATTTCTACTGTATCTACAGTATTAAATATATTTATTTGGACGCTTATTATGTTTGCTTACTATAAATATACTAAAAAACGCCCAGAGGAACATAAAAACAGCAAGTTTAAATTACCTGGTGGTCGCGTCACTTCTATCATCATTATCATATTCTTTATATTTATATTTGGCGTATTATTAGTTAATCCTGATACACGTACAGCTGTTTATTTCACACCCGTTTGGTTAATTATTATGTCTCTTATGTATCTTAAATATTCTAGAGAAAAAGCTAAAGAATATCATCAGAATAATAAATATTAA